A window of Rhodothermales bacterium genomic DNA:
TCAGTCGTCGGATTCCCACGTCAGGATATCCTGCTCCGACTTCTCACGTGTGGCCCACTCTTCGGCATCGGGGAGTGGGTCTTTCTTTTCCGTGATATTCTTGCCGAGATCGGCCCATTGTTTAGAGAGGTAGGCGTTCCACTCCGTGTAGTGGCTCATTTCCTCTGGAAGCTCATCGTCCGCGTAAATAGCCTCGACCGGACAGACCGGTACGCACGCATTGCAGTCAATGCACTCATCCGGGTGGATGACGAGGAAGTTCGGTCCCTCGTAAAAACAATCCACCGGGCAGACTTCAACACAATCCGTGTGTTTGCAGTTGATGCAGGCTTCAGTTACGACGTAAGGCATGTGCGTGGGCGTTTACGGTGACAGGATGCGGTGCAATATAGGAAGCATGTTCGGGTCCGCCAACACGACGGGCAACCGTGTGTCGGTGCAGGACCGCTTGAATGAGCGGCTGTTCTGTTGTTTCTTCCTTTCATGAAAACACGTACCGAACGAGGTCAGATCCTGGAGGCAGGCCTGTGGCTGGCAGGACTGACCCT
This region includes:
- a CDS encoding ferredoxin family protein, translated to MPYVVTEACINCKHTDCVEVCPVDCFYEGPNFLVIHPDECIDCNACVPVCPVEAIYADDELPEEMSHYTEWNAYLSKQWADLGKNITEKKDPLPDAEEWATREKSEQDILTWESDD